Genomic window (Nicotiana sylvestris chromosome 7, ASM39365v2, whole genome shotgun sequence):
GGACTCAGGCAGCtcgaggttgccctagaggggaggtcgatcaggtggtggtcagtcTCGATGCTATTCTTTTCCCACTAAGCCAGAGGCTATTTCTTCAAACGCAGTGAacacatgtattgtttcagtatGCCACAAAGATTCTTCCTTATTATATGACCTTGGTTCCACTTATTTATATGTATCACCATACATTGCTctttatttggatatgccccttGATTAATTAGTTGTGTATGATCATGTATCTACGCCGATGGGTAAATTTATTAATGTGGATTGTATGTATCGGCCATGTGTGGTGACTGTTGAGGGATTGGAGATGAGAATTGATCTTTtactgcttagtatggttgattttgacgtgGTTCTAAGCATGGATTAGTTGTcaccatgtcatgctattctagattgtcatgctaagattgTGACGTTGGTGATGCTGGGGTTCCCTaggattgagtggagaggttcttTGGACTATGTTTCCAatagagtgatttcatatttAAAGGCTCAAttgatggttgggaagggatgtctaGCATATTTGTCATTTGTGAGGGATGCTGGTGCTGATACTCCTACCATTGAGTATGTTCCAATAGTGCGagactttccggatgtgtttcctatagacctgTGGGGCACGCCACCCGACAacgacattgattttggtattgacttggtgttgGGCACTCAGTATATCTTTATTCCTTCATATCGTATGGAACCACAAAAGTTGAAGGAATTggaagagcagcttcaggagctaCTTGATAAGGGAtgcattaggcctagtgtgtcaccttggggtgaacTAGTTCTTTTTGTGAATAAGAATGATGGTACTATGCGGATATGCATTGATAATAGGCAGTGGAAGAATGTTACAATTAAAAACAAGTACCCACTACCGctcattgatgacttatttgactagctttaggatgcgagagtgttctctaagattgatttgaggtatgggtatcaccagttaaagattcGGGATTCTTATATTCTGAAGGAAGCATTCAGGACCCAGTATGGCCATTACGcattccttgtgatgtcttttgggatgaccaatgccccaacaatattTATGCATctaatgaacagtgtatttctgccatatcttgattcgtttctcatagtattcattgatgatatatgGGTGTACTTACGCAACCAGGAGGAGCATGTGCAACATCTAAGGGTTGTACTACATAcattgagggagaagaagctttatgcTTAATTCTCCAAGTGTGGGCTCTGGTttgattctgtggcattcttggggaacATGGTGTCCAATGAGGGAATCAAGGTAGATCTGAAGAAAATTGAGACAGTTCATAGTTGGCCTAGACTATCTTCAACTActgagattcggagttttcttggCTTTGACTTATATTATCGTCGTTTTGTGGACGGTTTCTCATCCATTGTTgaacctttgactagattgacccagaagggtgccctatTTAGGTAGTCTGATAAGTGTGAGGAGacctttcagaagctcaagactaccttgaccacaacCCTAGTTCTAGATTTGCCTTCAATATCGGGTTCatatacggtttattgtgattCTTCTCGAATATgtattgggtgtgtcttgatgTCGGAAGTtagggtgattgcttatgcttcacgccagttgaagccccatgagaagaattaccccattcatgatttagagttggcatccATTATCCATTCATTAaaaatttggagacattatctctACGTCATGTCTTATGAGGCATTTACAATTCATCAAAGTCTACATCAATTGTTCAAGCAGTAGGATCAAAATTTGAGGCATCAGAGATAGCTGGAGttgttaaaagactatgatatcattatTTTATATCATTCctggaaggccaatgtggtggccgatgccttaagTAGTATGGCAGTGAGCATGgatagccttgcatatattcaaTTGGTGAGAGACTGCTAGCatcagatgttcaggctttggctaatTAGTTCATGAGGTttgatatttcggagcctagtcgggttctagcttctgtggtttctcggtcttctttgtaTGAGCGCATCAGAGAGCCTTAGTATGATGACCTCCATTTGCTTTTCCTTAAGGGCGTGGTACAACACGATGTTGCCAATGAGGTTtctgttggagatgatggagtgttGCGGATGCGGGGTcatatttgtgtgcccaatgtggattggttacgtgagttgattcttgaggaggcccacattTTGCTTATTCctttcatccgggtgccgtgaagatgtatcagaacTTGAGGTAGCACTAattgtggagaagaatgaagaaatatataaTGAAGTATGTGGCTTGGTgcttgaactgtcagcaggtgaagtacaaGCCTCAAAggccgggtggtttgcttcagtgacttgagattcctgagtgaaaaTAGAAGTGGGTTACCATGGACTTCGTTGTGGGGCTCCCACAAACTTTGGGGAAATTCGATATAATTTGTGTGATTGTGGACTAGTTGACTAAGTTCGAGCACTTCATTCCGGTTGTAACTACCTATTTTTttgaggggttggatgagatgtATATCCGCGATATTTTTTGTCTTCACGGTGTGTCggtgtctatcatttctaatcGGGGCACGTagtttacattgcagttttggagagtagTGCATCGAGAGTTGggacacgggttgagttgagtacaacattccaccCTAGAACAACAGATAGTCTGAGCACATCATTCacatattggaggatatgctacatGCTTGTGttatgaattttggaggttcttgagattagtttctaccacttgtagagtttgcctacaactaCAACTACCAATTAAGTATTAGGATGGATCCTTATGAGACCCTATATAGGAGGCAGTGTCGTTCTCCCATTGGTTGGTTTTACTCGGGaggaggctagattgttgggcatggatttggttcaggatgccttggaaaaggtcagGTTGATTCAGGATCGGCTTCGCACAGTTTAGTCTAGACATAAGGGTTAAGCCGAtcagaaggtttgtgatgttgcaTATATGGTAGGAGAGAAGGAATTGCTCAGagtatcacccatgaagggtgtgatgaggttcgtgaagaagggaaagttgagccctcggtatattgCCCCTTTTGAGATGCTTGAGAGGATTGGATACATGGTCTACAAGCTTGCATCACCACCGAGTCTATTAAGTGTTCACCCAGTTTTTCATTTTCCCATGCTTCCGAAGTATTATGGTAATCCATTTTATGTTATGGATTTCAACACAGTTCAGTTAGATGggaatttgacttatgatgtggagccggcggccattttggatcggcaggttcgaaagttaagatcaaagaatatagcttcagtgaaagtttAGTGAAGAGGTCAGCTAGTTGAGGAGGCTACTTGcaagactgagcgggagatgtagagcagctatccacacctatttgagactccaggtatgattctacACTCATAAATGGACGGACttagagaatgtaatgacccaaccAATCATTTTGAGTATTATAGCCCCGTTCCCCCATTTATTGCTTAATCTATGTTTATTTGTGGTTATGTAACTTGCAGGGgttgttggtttggtttcggggaTATTTCAAAATGAATTGGGACATTAACtcccaaggttggaagctaaAGTCGAAAGAGCTGACCGGATATTAACTTTATATACATTCTGCCTAGCACTTCAGCATCTGTGGTTCTCATTACGCATCTGCAGGTCCGCATCTGCGCAAAATATTCCGCTTCTGCTGAATCTCATTAAAAGAGCATTTTGCTTTTACGGTTGCCTGAGCTCACCTGCGGTCATCGCAGATGCGGGGACCAAACTGCACCTGCGACCCTAGCTGCACACCTGCACTACATAACCGCTTTTGAGTACCTCTCACATGCGGtcccaatccacaggtgcggaaatgaCAGAAGCAGTAGCTTCAGCTGCCCAAACCAAGGTCCAATCTTTCCGTTAActatccgaattcatcccgaggccctagggacctcaaccaaaaataccaacaagtcatataccactattcaaacttattcaaaccttcggaacactccaaacaatatcaaaacaccaaatcaccctcgaattcaagcctacgAACTCCTAAATTTtgaattccacaaacgatgcctaaacctatcaaaccttgtccgaatgacctgaaacattgcacacacatcacaaatgacactacagacctacttcaatttccagaatttcattccgaccccgatatcaaaatttccactgccgactgAGAAAGGCCAAAATTCTAATTTGCCAATTCAAGCCCTAATCGACCACGAACCTCCGAATTACATTCCAAACatgctcctaagttcaaaatcacctaacggagctatctGGACCATCACAATTCACATCCAAGATCatctactcataagtcaacatcctgttGGCATTTTCCAACTTAACTTCAAAATggaagactaagtgtctcattcctctccaAAACAACTCTGAATCAGAACCAACCAACTCGATACCATACAATACATCTGaataacacataaagaagcagaaatagggaaaacggggctataactcatgaaacgaccggccaggtcgttacatcctccccttcttaaacaaatgttcgtcctcgaacaagtacaaaaacatacctgaagcctcaaataggtgtggatattagctccgcatctcctgctcagtctcccaagtagcctactccacgggccgacctctccactgcgcTTTTACGCTATATCGTTTGACCTCAATTTTCAGACCTGCCGCTCCttaatagccactggctccacatcatacgTCAAATCACCGTCTAGCTGAACcgtactgaaatccaaaacatgagacggatggctaatatacttccggagaatagaaacatgaaataccggatccACCTCAACAAGCTAAGTGGCAAAGCGagctcataagctacctccccaatcctctgaagcacctcaaaaggcccaataaaccaatggctcaacttgcccttcttcccaaatctcataacactctttatgggtgaaaccttcaatagaaccttctctctaaccatgtaagacacatcacagaccttcctgtcagcataactcttttgtcttgactgcacTGTACaaagtcgctcctgaatcactttcaccttgtccaaatcCTCCTATACCAAGTTTGTAAGTCTGGCCTCGCCCCACTCAAACCACCCTATTGGAGATCTACattgtctcccatataaagccttatatggagccatctgaatactctactgataactgttgttgtaagcaaactccgcgagcggtagaaactggtcccatgaaaccccaaaatcaatgacacaagcacgcacatgtcctccaatatctgaatagtgtgctcggactgcccgtccatctaagggtgaaaagttatgctcaactcaaccagactacccaactctcactgcatggccctccaaaactacaatgtaaactgagtacctctatctgaaatgatggaaactgggacaccatgcaggcgTACAATATcttggatataaatctctgctaaccgctctgaagaataggtaaaacacacaagaatgaagtgtgcgaacttggtcagccgatccacaatcgcccaaatagcatcgaacttcctcaaagtttgtGGGAGTCCAAATACAagatccatagtgatcctctcccacttccactctggaatatccatccgctgaagcaagccaccaagtctttgatgctcatatttcacctgctgacaattgagacaccgagctacaaaccccactatatccttcttcattctcttccaccaatagtgctgcctcaaatcctggtacatcttcgcggcacccagatgtatggaataccgcgagctttgggccttctcaagaatcaactcccaaagcctatctacattgggcacacatatctggccaTGCATCCTTAATACACCATCATCAcaaatagtcacatctttggcatcgcTGTGCTGAGCTCTGTCcttgaggataagcaaatgaggatcgCCATACTGGctctctctgatacgatcaaacaaggatgACCGAGAAACCACTCAAGCTAAGATCCGACTGGCCTCCGAAATATCTagcctcacaaaccgattggccaaagcatgAACATACACTTTaagaggtctctcaccaacaCGAATAaatgccaaacttcccatactcaccgccttcctactcaaggcatcggccaccatattggcctttcccggatgacaC
Coding sequences:
- the LOC138873478 gene encoding uncharacterized protein; the encoded protein is MVGEKELLRVSPMKGVMRFVKKGKLSPRYIAPFEMLERIGYMVYKLASPPSLLSVHPVFHFPMLPKYYGNPFYVMDFNTVQLDGNLTYDVEPAAILDRQVRKLRSKNIASVKV